cttgtagggtcagatcaatcatactgaaccatgctaaattagataattattgtctctatcaatttcattGTCTTGATACCTTGTAAGAATACTAATACCATGCCAATGTTGATTATTGCCaacttatgtgtgtgtgtgtgtgtgtgtgtatatatatatatatacatatatatatatatatttttttttttttttttgcacttgaaAATTTACATACTATTtgccccattagattgtgagcttctggAGAGTAGGGACTGTGACTTTCTTTACCCCAGACCCTAACACAGTGCTTGtcacataatagatgtttaatgaaTTTACTGActaaatattgataataaaacTAATTCTAAAATTCACTATCATTTCACCTCCACATGCTCCTTGTGGTCACTGCTTGGGACCAACTAGGAATTGCCATTTGACTATGAAAAGACATGACATGAAAAGAAGGATTAGGGATAAAATAGATTCTCCtgtagaaaaatttaagaagaaaccGAATGAAATTCAGAAACAAATGGGAAAGAAGAGCAATACTTTCTGGagacacaaataataaaaataatgatagcatttatgttatactttaagatttacaaagctctatacatatttcattttatcttcacaatagtTTGGGGAGATAGAccctattattgttatcattttatagataaagaacctcaggcaaaaaagtttaaatgacttaaccAATTGAATCTGAacttaagtcttcttgatttctttgTCAGTTCTTTATCCCCTATGCTGGCTGCCTAAGGGATTCTCCTCATTTATGCTTCTTCTCCTCCAATCCCACTTTAGGAACTCTCCATAGAGAAGAAGAGGACCTTGGAGATGCTTCAAGAGAATGAAAACCAGTCAGAGACTCTGGTCAATCAGAGTGAGCAGCCTTACCCCAGTGGGGGTCTCCATTGCAATCTGCGGCAGATTGAGGAGAAGATGCAGCAGCTTCTGGAGGAGAAACTCCTTGCAGAGAAGAGGTGAAAGAGTAAATACAAGATTGACAGGAATCTGGGAATTAGAACTTCAGTTGGGAACTAAGACACTAGTTTTACTTCAAAGTAGatgaagaattttctttctttctaaatcagtTTCCCCATCAGACTAAAGGAGATAAGAACAGTCCTTACTGATTGATAGTTAATGTGGGATAAAAGATCGAGGTGCTAAAGTAATCTATGGGTCATACGGTTTCTCTAGACAGGTGTGCAAAGGACTGGGAGCATTCCCTGACCCCTTCTCTTCCCCACCTTTAACCTCAGACCTACCCCTTCAGAGATGTGCCCTCACTGAGTCATTTTCTGAAGTGCCCTCTCTAACTACTTTACTAAATGAGTGAACTGGGTGAGTTGAAAAAGCCTCTCTTCCTTGGGACAGgatgaaggaaaatgaagaaagatcTCGGGCGTTGGAGGAGGAGCGGGAATTCTATTCCAGCCAGTCACAAGCCCTGCAGAACTCTCTTCAGGAATTGACAGAGGAAAAGCAGCAGACTGAGAGGGACCTCAAGGTGCTAAGCCTTGGCCACAGGTGCCTTTTTTACCCAAattatctttgggatataaatataaaataaatttcctcgTGTTCCCTTCTCCCCGTGTGAGTTTCTCTGTTCAACCCAATCCAACCCCCAAAATTTTTATATACTGATGAAATTtgttatatactatatacaaagataaaatgaaaaacttgCCCTCAAGGGGCTGGCATTTTATTATGGCAGGAGACAATATTAAAAAACAAGTATATACCTAATCATTAGAGGATAGAGAGAGAAGGCCAATAATTAATAGAATCAAGAATGACTTCCTCTTGGAGGTGGCACCTAACCTGAGCCTTGgaggaagctaaggattctaaaaagaaaaggtgacAAGGAAGTTCATTACAAAACACGGAGCAAAGCCTGTGCAAAAGATGGTAGTGGGAGATGGAATGGGAagtttaaagaataaaaagtgggccaatttggctggaacataAAATGTCTCAAAagcaataatatgaaataagcctAGAAAGATATGTTGGAGCCAGATTATGAAGTATTTTAAATGATAAgctgagaaatttatattttattctaaaggcaaCAGGGAACTGCTAAAGAGTCTTGATACCCTTCAGAAGGTTAAAGTATAGTGGTGAGATGAGACATATCTACAAATTACAACACAGAGCAGTAAATGATGTACATAAAAGTACAGATAATAATTGCTATAGGAGTAAAGTGAAAAGAGGGATCATTTCTAGCAAGAGAAATCATGGAAGTCATGGAGGAAGTAGGATGTGCTTCCTCACTATCCATGTCTCTCCTGTGCTTCAGGCTGAGGTCAAAGTCCGCATGGATTTAGAGAGGAGGCTTCGGGAGGCAGAAGGAGCCCTGCGGAGCCTGGAACAAGGGCTCAACTCCAAGGTtcgaaacaaagagaaagaagagaagatgagGGCTGACGTCAGCCATCTGAAAAGTAggtctcctttctttccctgtaCCCTGAGGCTAACCCAGATTCCCAACTTTAGACCTGACCAGAAGGAACACTGCATAGTCCATTTTAGAACCTCATAACTGGCCTTGGAGTTACAGTGCAACAGGTTTCAAATTCCACCTCCAAGAGTTCTTATTTGATAACCTCcctaaacctcaatttccttatctataaaatgagaataatacttgTAAGCACTTATCTTGTGGAGATATGGTGAGGTTTGAAAGAGGTAATGTACATGAAGTGTTTAGGAAACCTGTATAAATAATatagggggcaactaggtggtgcagtggaattCAGTGgtgccttgaattcaggaggacccgagttcaaatctggtctcagacacttcatacttcctagctgtgtgaccctgggcaagtcacttaaccccagcctcaaaaaaaaagtataaaaaaatatataatatataaataaattataccagtatttgtataaataaatattggcTCTCCTctacctcctttttttcccctcctcttctatctctcctctttctcctctaacTCTCCTTCCTTActtgttctcttcctccctcttttttgtttctcatcCCACTGCTCCTACTCCTCTCCCTATTTtactttctcccccttttcctcctccttctgctaGGTCTAGATCAAAGATCTGCCCTTAGGGCAAGTTTTGTCCTTTCTTCCTACTTCAGATGAGACAGAAGATAGGATTTAATAATTCTATATCACCAACCACTGACTTCCCCAATTCTCTGTATtgtaaaggtttttatttttgtttggggggAGTTTTTTAAAGGAGGGCATAGAAAcccttgattttctcatttgaccTAGAATTCCATAGGAGGCTCAGGGTACTGGGGTATCTCATCAATTTCTGTCATGGGCCTTACCCACAGGGTTCTTTGAGGAGTGTATTCGGAATGCTGAGCTGGAAGCCAAGATGCCAGTCATCATGAAGAACTCAGTGTACATTCACAAGGCTGCTACCCGTCGTATCAAGAGTTGTCGTTTCCATCGAAGGAGATCTAGCACATCTTGGAATGACAGTAAGTGCCTTCTAAATTATCCTGTGGGATTTAGActgggatgggggtgggagagaagagaaggctcaATCACATATTGGCCTTCAGGATATAGTATGAGGAAAAACTTTGCTTTCTTATTCTGGCCCACCCTAGGATTTTGTCACCTAGAAATCCATGTTGTAGGGCTTCCCTCCCCTCAGCCCCCTAACATTTTGAAGGTTGCCCTGTCTCCCAAAGCATCTACCTTCCATGTGTCCCCCCAGCTGTGCATGGGAATTgcgtgcacgtgcacacacatacacacacggtTTTTGTCCCAGATAAAAGGATTCctagaaaaattccatttcagaCTTAGAATTCAGGAATTGATTTGAAATGAGTTATTCAATGCAGATGCAATTGAAATACTGGTATAATTATCTTAAATTGAAAGAAGTAAGCATTGGAACAGAGCCAATGGAGAAGAATTTATTGACAAGAGTGGAGTTGGGTGGGTCTTGTTGTTTTTTCAGTGAAACCTTCCCAGTCCTTCATGACATCCCAGTTGGAGGCCAACAGCATCGAGGAGCTCAAGGAGGTGGCTAAAAGGCTAAGTCGGGACCAGCGCTTCAGGGAGTCCATCTACCACATTATGGTGTCACAACCTGGGCCCACCCCTGCCCTTCCCCGGGGTGGGAAGTgatttcctgttttccttggcaTTCCTTTTCCCCTCTATGGCCTCCCACCCCTGAAGTGAAAGTAAGAGCAGGAAGGTCAGTCTCCTTGCTCTATCTCTACTTTGTTAAGGAGCACCTTTAAAGGAAAATCACTATATTAGTAATGCTACTCTTCCCCACAAAGGACAATGGTATATGTGCGTCATTCTCCAAGCCTTTCCTACCTCCAGATCAGTTTTTCTTATCTTGGATTAGTTGGTTTGATCTCTCCCCTTACCTTTGTACCAACTCTTTCTCTAAGGGCACCAATCTACATGTTACCTGGTAGGTAGCTTTGGTAAGGATGATTGgcatagataggtagatagacagatagataatttgtctttgtttcccttttcctctacctGCTGACTATAAGTGAAGGACTTGTACCATTACCGCTGCCTATGTACCTGCTATCCTCAGTGAATTCCTTTGGTGCCTCCATGCTGTACAGATATATCCAATCAGACATGCCAGAGCTTACTatctctatattttctttatactatactatgctatacccctttttgtttcctcttttctctctctctcctttattctATCAATCTCTCTCTTCATGCTTTCCTATTTATACTATGTccgtgttttattttttccctggcTCTCTCTTGTATTTAACTCAATGAGGGCTTCCCTGCCACTTTTACTGCTTCCTGGTGCTAGATGTTCCTTGCCCTATCCAGGGGCTGACTCTCCTGTAGCCCTTGATCCCTCACTCTAAGCCATAAATGCCAAATAGGGACTTCTGAGGATCTTAGCTCATTCTCATGTCCTCAGGCATAGAATCATCTCTCATCAAATACTCAAGGACTACTAGTAGGTCCTCCATGGTGGTCCCTATATTACTTGACTCACCAGCTGAACTCAGCAGAATACTTCCAGATTACTGCTGTCCAGAGTTGTTTGAGATCCACAGATGATGTAGCTCCTGGAACCATTGCTTGGCCTTGCATACTGGTCTTTGCTggatatggaaacagaaaaggagCTATTATAAGAAGAAATTAGGTCCAGGAGGTAGGAGCAGGTGACTTCTACATTGTAAATCCCCTTCATTGCCTCTGAGTAAAgtgataggaaaactgaggtgtGAAAGCTGGTCTCCAAGAATTCTTTTGCATCAGATGTATAAACTTGATCAGGTCCATGTGAGATCACAAAGACATCTCTCTCTGCCTGCTAATTTATGCCTTTTTGACTCATAGGATAGGATAAATATAAAGCTGGAACCAACCTCAGAGGGCATCTAATCCAATTGAGGAACAGGAAAGTTAAGTCATTTGTCCAGGGTCTTAATACTGTGTATTTCAAAAGTGAGATTTAAATGTAAGTCCTAAGCCCCTAGAGCTAATGGTCTTTTCTAGTGTGCTACAATGTAACCCAAATTATAGGGATTCTTTTCCTTATAGATTCTGGCTTAGAAAGACTGGTCCTATTAAAAATGACCCTTTTAATCTTGGAAATGGAGATGGAGATGCCAGTAACAAGAATTCTTGGTCAGAATGTatcatttattttccaaaagaGTCTAAAATCTGTTGATACAGTTTCTATGGCATGATACTATCTACCCAGAAGCAGTTCCTATATTAAACAAAATGCTggattaatttctttcatttttttggattGGAAAGTTTACCTTGATCGTTCTTTTCAAAGACCACATTCCACATTATTTGCACTTGTCTCTCAAATAAAGTGTGACCCAAGCAATCCTAAAGATAGATGACAGTGGAGGTGACAGAATCTCTGGCATTGAGAATCACTGAGTGAATAGTATTGGATATGCTAAGTGCCAAGGAGCCGACCTTGGAACTACAGTAGCTAAAACAGACAATGTAGatctattttcttattctccAGAGTCTGAGAATCTTCTTTCCatcaaaaaaacaactttttagtAATGTGTATATGTCCACCACTGGTCCAGATAAAGCCCAGGACATCtggctctttttctcttttgtatagTTTTAATTGGTTAGGTTAACTCAAACAGTTTTCTCTTTGTGTTGGGAACCTAGCCAGCCTCTTCAAATTCCTGGCAGGGATTGACTCAGAAATAAACTGAACAAAGAATATTGGAAAGAATCTATATGTAAGATTTTAAACCTGCACAAATGTGAAATTATCACATATCCAATGCAGGATCAGCAGACTTTGAAAATTGTAGTAACaagtaatgctttaaaaaataataaacgtgtttaaaacttaaaatccaaatgaatggatACATTGCTCTTAGGgaaatattttttggaaatttttacatgaatttttttctgggcAAGAAAGCAATAAGGACATAAagggaaatgaaatttttttctgtgcTCAGAAACCAGCCTTATTACTTATTTTCTCTATGTGCAGTGTGCACTTCCCACTGTCCCAACCAGATAGGAACATCTTCTAATCAACTTACCTACAATTATTTATGgaagcaaggagaaaaaaaaccaacctCTCTGGGGGAAAAGAATTGTCTAATTAGAACATTCTGggttgttttttaacttttaaaaacaaaaatatttctttgctaAAAATGCAGTCCTAAAAAAGTAGTTGGTGATTGCTGGAAGAATGCTGCTCCCTGCAGGCCACATACAAACTTGACTCTCTCAAAGTATCTCTCAATAATCTATGGTGTATACTTTATAGTACAGTGCTGAGCTGGCCCTTCagcactttctctttttttttttttttttttttttttttggactctgTCTTATATAATCCTCCCCATTACAGCACATTTTATTAGATTCCTTGTCTATGTCCAGGACCTGAGGTCTTAGATGTACCTGTCCAAGAAAGCTATCCAGCAGGGCTCTTTCCCAATCAGGGAGAGAGCCAGAGGGAAAAAGTTGACCTATCTGTCAGCATGCTATCTCAGCACCACTTCTTCACCTGTTCTAAAGAAATATTCAATTTAGAAAGTAGAGAATACCCAGATTTGAGATCTTTCCATCCACGGTGGGAGAGGAActgttgtcctttttttttttttttttttttttttccattatctgGCTTTAGCCCAGAATGGGTCAGACTTTGCAGAGTTATGCTTTGAGAATTAAACTCCCTGTTTTAACCTGTTCTGCTCACTCAACAAGCCAATAGTGTTTATTAAAACAGCCACTGTGTGTTCCACATGATACTAA
The DNA window shown above is from Sminthopsis crassicaudata isolate SCR6 chromosome 2, ASM4859323v1, whole genome shotgun sequence and carries:
- the PLEKHD1 gene encoding pleckstrin homology domain-containing family D member 1; the protein is MFVSKSNSVSPSPSMEQAEADALDISTKVQLYGVLWKRPFGRQSAKWSRRFFIIKESFLLYYSENEKKSFESNKYFNIHPKGVIPLGGCLVEAKEEPNMPYAMKISHQDFHGNIVLAAESEFEQIQWLEMLRESGKVTWKNAQLGEAMIKSLETQGLQLAKEKQEYLDKLMEETEELCLQREQREELERLNQILEAEKQQFEEVVQELRMEQEQIKRELELTARCLKGVEQEKKELRNLTESLQQTLEELSIEKKRTLEMLQENENQSETLVNQSEQPYPSGGLHCNLRQIEEKMQQLLEEKLLAEKRMKENEERSRALEEEREFYSSQSQALQNSLQELTEEKQQTERDLKAEVKVRMDLERRLREAEGALRSLEQGLNSKVRNKEKEEKMRADVSHLKRFFEECIRNAELEAKMPVIMKNSVYIHKAATRRIKSCRFHRRRSSTSWNDMKPSQSFMTSQLEANSIEELKEVAKRLSRDQRFRESIYHIMVSQPGPTPALPRGGK